A window of Novosphingobium terrae contains these coding sequences:
- a CDS encoding D-amino acid dehydrogenase, producing the protein MKIAILGSGVIGVTSAWYLSQAGHEVVVIDRQSGPALETSFANAGEISPGYASPWAAPGIPMKALRWLMMEHAPLILRPKLDMAMLRWLTAMLGNCNARDYAINKSRMVRLAEFSRDCLIALRQDQGIAYDERSQGTLQLFREEKQLDGMAKDIAVLKQDGVPFEVLDRAGCIAAEPGLAASASTIAGGLRLPNDETGDCFKFTNALATLAEAQGVRFEYGTDIHGLVEQGGRLTHVRTGKGDVAADAFLVAMGSFSPQVVAPLGLRLPVYPVKGYSLTVPIVDAERAPVSTLLDESYKVAITRLGDRIRVGGMAEISGFNNSLPEARRATLEHSCGTLFPGAGDLAGASFWSGLRPMTPDSTPVIGATKIPNLFLNTGHGTLGWTMACGSAHVIADLMSGRRPAIETADLAISRYRA; encoded by the coding sequence ATGAAAATCGCCATCCTTGGAAGCGGGGTGATCGGCGTCACCTCGGCCTGGTATCTTTCTCAGGCCGGGCATGAGGTGGTGGTGATCGACCGCCAGAGCGGCCCCGCGCTGGAAACCAGCTTCGCCAATGCGGGCGAGATTTCGCCGGGCTATGCCTCGCCCTGGGCCGCGCCGGGCATTCCGATGAAGGCGCTGCGCTGGCTGATGATGGAGCATGCCCCGCTGATCCTGCGCCCCAAGCTGGATATGGCGATGCTGCGCTGGCTGACCGCCATGCTGGGCAATTGCAACGCGCGCGACTATGCCATCAACAAGAGCCGCATGGTGCGCCTTGCCGAATTCAGCCGCGATTGCCTGATCGCGCTGCGTCAGGATCAGGGCATCGCCTATGACGAGCGCAGCCAGGGCACGCTGCAACTGTTCCGCGAGGAAAAGCAGCTGGATGGCATGGCCAAGGATATTGCGGTCCTCAAGCAGGATGGCGTGCCCTTCGAGGTGCTGGATCGCGCGGGCTGCATCGCGGCGGAACCGGGTCTGGCCGCCAGCGCCTCGACCATCGCGGGGGGGCTGCGCCTGCCCAATGACGAAACCGGAGACTGCTTCAAATTCACCAATGCGCTGGCGACACTGGCCGAAGCGCAGGGCGTGCGTTTCGAGTATGGCACGGATATTCACGGTCTGGTCGAGCAGGGCGGGCGCCTCACCCATGTCCGCACCGGCAAGGGCGATGTTGCCGCCGATGCCTTTCTGGTCGCCATGGGCAGCTTCTCGCCGCAAGTGGTGGCGCCGCTGGGGCTGCGCCTGCCGGTCTATCCGGTGAAGGGCTATTCGCTGACCGTGCCGATTGTCGATGCGGAGCGCGCGCCGGTCTCGACCCTGCTGGATGAAAGCTACAAGGTGGCGATCACCCGTCTGGGCGACCGTATCCGCGTGGGCGGCATGGCGGAAATCTCCGGCTTCAACAACAGCCTGCCCGAAGCGCGCCGCGCCACGCTGGAACACAGCTGCGGCACGCTGTTCCCGGGAGCGGGCGATCTTGCAGGGGCCAGCTTCTGGTCCGGCCTGCGCCCGATGACGCCCGACAGCACGCCGGTGATCGGGGCGACGAAAATCCCCAACCTGTTCCTCAACACCGGCCATGGCACGCTGGGCTGGACGATGGCCTGCGGATCGGCCCATGTGATCGCCGATCTGATGAGCGGGCGCCGCCCGGCCATCGAAACCGCCGACCTTGCGATCAGCCGTTATCGGGCATAG
- the alr gene encoding alanine racemase, whose product MIGGARLTIDLEALAANYRLIRDAVAPADVGGVVKANGYGLGASEVAQVLIAQGCRHIFVAVLGEAEALVPDLADGISLYVLNGLMPGTEAHCALLGAIPVLNSLDQIARWSAQAAVLGRRLPAVLQVDTGMSRMGLPADELNRLLADPALLDGIEPTLLISHLACADEADDPANAMQAACFHEIARRFPGLPLALDNSGGAFHARQHFDLVRAGIALYGGAPHDGRNPMRPVIALEAAIAQLRTIPAGAGVGYGLTFHAERATTIATIPVGYADGLPRCLGNKGAAWIAGVRVPMVGRVSMDSITLDVTDVPEEALYPGATVELIGPHQSLDQLAADAGTISYEILTQLGRRYQRVLLPAASPLSDDTITRSIAP is encoded by the coding sequence ATGATTGGCGGGGCACGTCTGACGATCGATCTGGAAGCGCTTGCGGCGAATTATCGTCTGATCCGCGATGCGGTTGCCCCGGCGGATGTCGGCGGGGTGGTCAAGGCCAATGGCTATGGGCTGGGGGCCAGCGAGGTTGCGCAGGTTCTGATCGCGCAAGGCTGCCGCCATATCTTCGTGGCCGTGCTGGGCGAGGCTGAAGCCCTGGTGCCTGATCTGGCTGACGGCATCAGCCTCTATGTCCTTAACGGATTGATGCCGGGCACGGAGGCGCATTGCGCGTTGCTGGGGGCCATTCCGGTGCTCAATTCGCTCGATCAGATCGCGCGCTGGTCGGCGCAGGCCGCCGTGCTGGGCCGCCGCCTGCCCGCCGTGTTGCAGGTCGATACCGGCATGTCACGCATGGGCCTGCCCGCCGATGAGCTGAACAGGCTGCTGGCTGACCCCGCCCTGCTCGACGGCATCGAGCCCACATTGCTCATCAGCCATCTGGCCTGCGCCGATGAGGCCGACGATCCGGCCAATGCCATGCAGGCCGCATGCTTTCACGAGATCGCCCGGCGCTTTCCCGGCCTGCCGCTCGCGCTGGACAACAGCGGCGGGGCTTTCCATGCGCGCCAGCATTTCGATCTCGTGCGCGCGGGGATCGCGCTTTATGGCGGTGCGCCTCACGATGGACGCAACCCGATGCGCCCGGTCATCGCGCTGGAAGCGGCCATTGCCCAATTGCGGACCATCCCTGCCGGCGCGGGCGTCGGTTACGGCCTGACCTTCCATGCCGAGCGCGCCACGACCATCGCCACCATCCCCGTCGGTTACGCCGATGGCCTGCCGCGCTGCCTTGGCAACAAGGGCGCGGCATGGATCGCGGGCGTGCGTGTGCCGATGGTCGGGCGCGTCTCGATGGACAGCATCACGCTCGATGTCACCGATGTGCCGGAAGAAGCGCTCTATCCCGGCGCGACGGTCGAGCTGATCGGGCCGCATCAGAGCCTGGACCAGCTGGCGGCGGACGCCGGCACCATTTCCTACGAAATCCTCACCCAGCTTGGCCGCCGCTATCAGCGGGTTCTGCTTCCCGCAGCCAGCCCTCTCTCTGACGACACCATCACCCGGAGCATCGCCCCATGA
- a CDS encoding Lrp/AsnC family transcriptional regulator: MPSTLDDLDRAILRILRMDGRRPNAEIAQAVSLSPSACLRRIRMMESRGVIAGYTVVMGREEEEDRGVDVVVQVTLDRQTEDYLSRFEHAVRQCPEVRECFLMTGDVDYWLRLRMDSVAAYEEIHGEVLSRLPGVTRISSSFAMRDALRPKRGRK; encoded by the coding sequence ATGCCATCCACACTCGACGACCTCGACCGCGCGATCCTGCGAATCCTGCGCATGGATGGCCGCCGCCCCAATGCCGAAATCGCGCAGGCCGTCTCCCTGTCGCCCTCAGCCTGCCTGCGCCGCATCAGGATGATGGAGAGCCGCGGGGTCATCGCCGGCTATACCGTGGTGATGGGCCGTGAGGAGGAGGAGGACCGGGGTGTCGATGTCGTGGTCCAGGTCACGCTCGACCGGCAGACCGAGGACTATCTCTCCCGCTTCGAACATGCCGTGAGACAGTGCCCGGAAGTGCGTGAATGCTTCCTGATGACCGGCGATGTCGATTACTGGCTGCGCCTGCGCATGGACAGCGTGGCCGCCTATGAGGAAATCCATGGCGAGGTTCTTTCACGCCTGCCGGGGGTGACACGGATCAGCTCCAGCTTCGCCATGCGCGATGCGTTGCGGCCCAAACGGGGGCGCAAATAA
- a CDS encoding MipA/OmpV family protein produces MKIAITTVCAAMSLLTVSGARAQDVDAAAQRDTVRNTDHIIVGMGALYAPAYEGGDKYRALPLPAIDIKQGRFFANLRDGIGANLIDTDLVTVGASITYTQGYRSKDVPAGVGAVNFGAGARGFVSVHEKGVMLTLGATQGFVGGTKGLVADASLSYPVSVTRRLTIIPSVGTTWANAKFNNRYFGIDTVQAAASGLNTYAPGAGFKDASGSLTASYRITDNIILSASGVVTTVLGADGRSPLVVHKTQPSGFVSVAYRF; encoded by the coding sequence ATGAAGATTGCCATCACCACCGTTTGCGCCGCTATGTCCCTGCTCACTGTTTCCGGGGCGCGGGCACAGGATGTCGATGCTGCTGCCCAGCGCGATACGGTGCGCAACACCGACCATATCATCGTCGGCATGGGCGCGCTCTACGCCCCGGCCTATGAGGGCGGCGACAAGTACCGCGCCCTGCCTCTGCCCGCCATCGACATCAAACAGGGCCGCTTCTTCGCCAATTTGCGCGATGGCATCGGTGCCAATCTGATCGACACCGATCTGGTGACGGTGGGCGCCAGCATCACCTACACGCAGGGCTATCGTTCCAAGGATGTGCCCGCCGGTGTCGGCGCGGTCAATTTCGGCGCGGGCGCGCGCGGTTTCGTGTCGGTCCATGAAAAGGGCGTGATGCTGACTCTGGGGGCGACGCAGGGCTTTGTCGGCGGCACCAAAGGTCTGGTTGCCGATGCCAGCCTGTCCTATCCCGTCTCGGTCACCCGCCGCCTGACGATCATCCCCAGTGTGGGCACGACCTGGGCCAATGCCAAATTCAACAACCGCTATTTCGGGATCGACACGGTGCAGGCCGCAGCCTCGGGCCTGAACACCTATGCCCCCGGTGCAGGCTTCAAGGATGCCAGCGGCAGCCTGACCGCCAGCTATCGCATCACCGACAACATCATTCTGAGCGCCTCGGGCGTGGTGACCACGGTGCTGGGTGCCGATGGCCGCAGCCCGCTGGTGGTTCACAAGACTCAGCCATCGGGCTTTGTCTCCGTGGCTTACCGCTTCTGA
- a CDS encoding RNA polymerase sigma factor — translation MSDSGLLQAFLNARPELLRFLRLRGAMPDEAEDVLQTVGLKLAGQETGQGTGPIDQPRAYLYRMATNEFLLHRRGDTRRRLRDEGWVDAQSGFAREVDPQPSAESALIASQHLHLLQGVIDAMPERTATIFRLFRLESVPQKTIAADLGISVSAVEKHLARAYLDILNARKKFDEESGPVRHPAHEQGHHHD, via the coding sequence ATGTCCGACAGCGGTCTGTTACAGGCCTTCCTCAACGCCCGTCCCGAGCTGCTGCGCTTCCTGCGGCTGCGCGGCGCCATGCCCGACGAAGCCGAGGATGTGCTCCAGACCGTAGGGCTGAAACTGGCCGGCCAGGAGACAGGCCAGGGAACGGGGCCAATCGATCAGCCACGCGCCTATCTCTACCGCATGGCGACCAACGAATTCCTGCTGCACCGCAGGGGCGACACCAGACGGCGCCTGCGCGACGAAGGCTGGGTCGATGCGCAAAGCGGTTTTGCGCGCGAGGTGGACCCCCAGCCCTCGGCGGAAAGCGCGCTGATCGCCAGCCAGCATCTGCATCTGCTGCAAGGCGTGATCGATGCCATGCCTGAGCGCACGGCCACCATCTTCCGCCTGTTCCGGCTGGAAAGCGTGCCGCAAAAGACCATCGCCGCCGATCTGGGGATCAGCGTCAGCGCGGTGGAGAAGCATCTGGCGCGCGCCTATCTCGACATTCTGAACGCGCGCAAAAAATTTGATGAGGAAAGCGGGCCTGTGCGGCATCCTGCTCATGAACAGGGCCATCACCATGACTGA
- a CDS encoding FecR family protein: protein MTETASDLTRTALSWHIRLRDGGGAASDADWDAFADWLAQHPSHAEAYAEIEAMDHALDPALPDLHFPVPQPAEPQPIAANDDAPSPSRRWRWAAGAGGALAAGLALALFTGSNTVPGSSRYQIATTPGESRTVQLDADTQITLNGDTQMVFDHKDARFARLDHGEALLAVKHDAQHPFTLEMSSGKVVDVGTLFNVVSLPDQTRIAVAEGAVDYRPEGQSIPLHAGQQMLAETGTAKVSPVDREAVGGWRHRRLSYDGNPLEQVAQDLGRVLGAAFKVDAAIARQPVFGTIDVQDVTPARIPLLASALNVRVVKKGKIWILKPAHGPTP from the coding sequence ATGACTGAGACCGCATCCGACCTGACCCGAACCGCCCTGAGCTGGCATATCCGCCTGCGGGATGGCGGCGGTGCGGCCAGTGACGCCGATTGGGATGCCTTCGCCGACTGGCTGGCGCAGCACCCGAGCCACGCCGAGGCCTATGCCGAAATCGAGGCGATGGATCATGCCCTCGATCCTGCCTTGCCCGATCTGCATTTCCCGGTGCCTCAGCCTGCAGAACCGCAGCCGATTGCGGCCAATGACGATGCCCCTTCCCCCTCACGCCGCTGGCGCTGGGCGGCGGGCGCGGGCGGAGCGCTGGCGGCGGGATTGGCTCTGGCGCTGTTCACGGGGTCAAACACGGTGCCGGGCTCCAGCCGCTACCAGATCGCGACCACGCCGGGCGAAAGCCGGACCGTCCAGCTCGATGCGGACACCCAGATCACGCTCAACGGCGACACGCAGATGGTGTTCGACCATAAGGATGCCCGCTTCGCCCGGCTCGATCATGGCGAGGCGCTGTTGGCCGTGAAGCATGATGCCCAGCACCCCTTCACGCTGGAGATGAGCAGCGGCAAGGTGGTCGATGTCGGCACGCTGTTCAATGTGGTGAGCCTGCCCGATCAGACGCGCATCGCCGTGGCCGAGGGTGCCGTCGATTACCGGCCCGAGGGGCAATCCATTCCCCTCCACGCCGGGCAGCAGATGCTGGCGGAAACGGGTACGGCCAAGGTCTCGCCCGTGGACCGTGAGGCGGTCGGTGGCTGGCGGCACCGGCGGCTGAGCTATGACGGCAACCCGCTGGAGCAGGTGGCACAGGATCTGGGGCGGGTGCTGGGCGCCGCCTTCAAGGTGGATGCCGCCATCGCGCGCCAGCCGGTCTTCGGCACGATCGATGTGCAGGACGTGACGCCCGCCCGCATCCCGCTGCTCGCCTCGGCCCTCAATGTACGGGTGGTGAAGAAGGGCAAGATCTGGATTCTGAAGCCCGCCCATGGCCCCACGCCCTGA
- a CDS encoding TonB-dependent receptor, with translation MAPRPDGLRRGVSAILLCAPLLLASPAARAGSYEVPAGPLGQVLARIGALGHATILVTDPVLGTRPSRGVHDAHSLHGALRQAIKGIDARAQFIDPHTIRVSATPRPVLPPPSMVAPIALAQSDILVTASKQAVGLDHYPGSAKIIATDRGWLAENAASGTGAIARLLPILASTNLGDGRDKLFIRGIADSSFNGPTQSTVGEYLGDIRLNYNAPDPNLNLYDMDRVEVLVGPQGTLYGAGTLGGIIRFVPNAPDSHAIAATASAGLSTTWSGAVGEDGAAMVNLPLAHDKAAVRMVAYGSQSGGYIDDPSRGLKNINRSSSYGQRLSLRLDDLGGWRLDLGMVFQNLYSADGQYTLLGTPELTRNSAIAQPFHNNERMGYLSARRALSWADLNGSLGFVKQDLSTVFDATGYDGTATPARYTELNDITLFTGEFRLSGHSRRHPWVLGASTLYNASALMRRLGPLNDETPLTTVVNTRGEGALFGEVSFPLGRRLTATVGERLTVASSSGFLVDTQGVFSSRVTHLSARLSHTLAFDWHPGGPVSAFFHYQQGYRPGGLSVAASGNGVQSQRFETDNLSMDELGLRYGRQDHDRLWLRGALFFADWANIQADLVGSNGLITTANIGHGFIYGLDGEIGWHPAPSWTLSAAAFLNDSRLSDPAPAYASSLSQTLPNVARGGIRGEARWNGQWRGQWPVSAGATLRYIGRSVLGVGADQGVTQGGYVVLGANARIQIGRLGLSVMADNLGNVRANTFSFGNPFGLAQGNQITPVRPRTIRLGLDTRF, from the coding sequence ATGGCCCCACGCCCTGACGGCCTGCGGCGGGGTGTATCGGCCATCCTGCTGTGCGCCCCCCTGCTTCTGGCCAGCCCAGCGGCAAGAGCCGGCAGCTATGAGGTGCCCGCCGGGCCGCTGGGGCAGGTGCTGGCGCGCATCGGCGCGTTGGGCCATGCCACCATTCTGGTCACCGATCCGGTGCTGGGCACCAGGCCCTCGCGCGGGGTGCATGATGCCCATTCGCTGCATGGCGCGCTGCGTCAGGCGATCAAGGGCATCGACGCCCGGGCACAATTCATCGATCCGCACACCATTCGCGTCTCGGCCACCCCGCGCCCTGTTCTGCCGCCTCCTTCCATGGTTGCGCCGATCGCGCTGGCCCAGAGCGACATTCTGGTCACCGCCAGCAAGCAGGCCGTGGGGCTGGACCATTACCCCGGCTCGGCCAAGATCATCGCCACAGACCGGGGCTGGCTGGCGGAAAACGCCGCCTCGGGCACCGGGGCCATCGCGCGGCTGCTGCCCATTCTGGCCTCCACCAATCTGGGCGACGGGCGCGACAAGCTGTTCATCCGCGGCATCGCCGACAGCAGCTTCAACGGCCCCACCCAATCCACCGTGGGCGAGTATCTCGGCGATATCCGCCTGAACTACAATGCGCCCGATCCCAATCTCAACCTCTATGACATGGACCGGGTCGAGGTGCTGGTGGGCCCGCAAGGCACGCTTTATGGTGCAGGCACGCTGGGCGGCATCATCCGCTTCGTACCCAATGCGCCCGACAGCCATGCTATCGCCGCCACCGCCTCGGCAGGGCTGAGCACGACCTGGTCGGGCGCCGTGGGCGAGGATGGGGCAGCGATGGTCAATCTGCCGCTGGCGCATGATAAGGCGGCGGTGCGGATGGTGGCCTATGGCAGCCAGTCGGGCGGCTATATCGACGATCCCTCGCGCGGGCTGAAGAACATCAACCGCAGCTCCAGCTATGGCCAGCGCCTTTCGCTGCGGCTGGACGATCTGGGCGGCTGGCGGCTCGATCTGGGCATGGTGTTCCAGAACCTCTACAGCGCGGACGGGCAATATACGTTGCTGGGCACACCCGAACTGACCCGCAACAGCGCCATCGCCCAGCCGTTCCACAACAATGAGCGGATGGGCTATCTCTCGGCCCGGCGCGCGCTGAGTTGGGCCGATCTCAACGGCAGTCTGGGCTTTGTGAAGCAGGATCTCAGCACGGTCTTCGACGCCACCGGCTATGACGGCACCGCCACCCCGGCCCGCTACACCGAACTGAACGACATCACCCTCTTCACCGGCGAGTTCCGCCTGAGCGGGCACAGCCGCCGCCATCCATGGGTGCTGGGTGCCTCGACCCTCTACAATGCCAGCGCCCTGATGCGCAGGCTGGGGCCCCTCAACGATGAGACTCCCCTGACGACCGTGGTCAACACACGCGGCGAAGGCGCGCTGTTCGGAGAGGTGTCCTTCCCTCTGGGCCGCCGCCTCACCGCCACAGTGGGGGAGCGGCTGACCGTCGCCAGCAGCTCCGGCTTTCTGGTCGATACGCAGGGGGTCTTCTCCAGCCGGGTCACCCATCTGTCGGCGCGGCTGTCGCACACGCTGGCCTTCGACTGGCATCCCGGTGGCCCGGTTTCGGCGTTCTTCCATTACCAGCAGGGCTATCGCCCCGGTGGCCTTTCGGTGGCGGCATCGGGCAATGGCGTGCAGAGCCAGCGCTTCGAAACCGACAATCTGAGCATGGACGAACTGGGCCTGCGTTATGGCAGGCAGGATCATGATCGCCTGTGGCTGCGCGGCGCATTGTTCTTTGCCGATTGGGCCAACATTCAGGCCGATCTGGTGGGCAGCAATGGCCTGATCACCACAGCCAACATCGGCCATGGCTTCATCTATGGACTGGATGGCGAGATCGGCTGGCATCCCGCCCCGTCATGGACGCTGAGCGCCGCTGCCTTTCTCAACGACAGTCGCCTGAGCGATCCGGCCCCCGCCTATGCCTCCAGCCTGTCGCAAACGCTGCCCAATGTCGCGCGGGGCGGCATACGCGGCGAGGCGCGGTGGAACGGGCAATGGCGCGGGCAATGGCCGGTGAGCGCAGGCGCCACGCTGCGCTATATCGGCCGGTCGGTGCTGGGCGTGGGCGCGGATCAGGGGGTGACGCAAGGCGGTTATGTCGTGCTGGGCGCCAATGCCCGCATCCAGATCGGCCGCCTTGGCCTCTCGGTGATGGCCGACAATCTGGGCAATGTTCGGGCCAACACCTTTTCCTTCGGCAATCCTTTCGGCCTTGCCCAAGGCAATCAGATCACGCCGGTGCGGCCCCGCACCATCCGGCTCGGGCTCGATACCAGGTTCTGA
- a CDS encoding LysR family transcriptional regulator, with protein MEWSDLRVFLAIARTGTLGAAARALGQTQPTMGRRLRALEEAVGHILFQRTAEGFVLTDEGSLVLAHAERIEEEALAFQRELNGSEGQLEGMLRLSCSEWFGACLLAPVLAEFGARHPGVCVELLTDARLYSLPRREADMVFRIKPFDEPEVISRRLLHLPYAVYAPPGFDPAGLGEGQGARLITMDTGFAQMADAVWLRQRLPEATVAFRSNNRQVQARLCADGAGLAVLPRLLGDATPGIAAIDLGEGPPGRDTFVGYHKDLRRLARMRALLDLVVQRLAH; from the coding sequence ATGGAATGGAGCGATCTGCGGGTCTTTCTGGCCATCGCCCGAACGGGCACACTGGGCGCGGCGGCGCGCGCTCTGGGCCAGACGCAACCGACCATGGGCCGCCGCCTGCGCGCGCTGGAGGAGGCCGTCGGCCATATCCTGTTCCAGCGCACCGCCGAGGGTTTTGTCCTGACCGATGAGGGCAGCCTGGTGCTGGCCCATGCCGAGCGGATCGAGGAGGAGGCTCTGGCCTTCCAGCGCGAACTCAATGGCAGCGAGGGGCAGTTGGAGGGCATGCTGCGCCTCTCCTGCTCGGAATGGTTCGGTGCCTGCCTGCTGGCGCCGGTGCTGGCCGAGTTCGGCGCGCGCCATCCCGGCGTTTGCGTGGAATTGCTGACCGATGCGCGGCTTTACAGCCTGCCGCGGCGGGAGGCCGATATGGTGTTCCGCATCAAGCCTTTCGATGAGCCGGAGGTTATCTCGCGCCGCTTGCTGCATCTTCCCTATGCGGTCTACGCCCCGCCCGGTTTCGATCCTGCGGGACTGGGCGAGGGGCAGGGCGCGCGCCTCATCACCATGGACACCGGCTTTGCGCAGATGGCCGATGCCGTCTGGCTAAGGCAGAGACTGCCCGAGGCGACGGTGGCCTTCCGCAGCAACAACCGGCAGGTTCAGGCGCGTCTTTGCGCCGATGGCGCCGGGCTTGCCGTGCTGCCCCGCTTGCTTGGCGATGCCACGCCCGGCATCGCCGCCATCGATCTCGGCGAAGGGCCGCCGGGGCGCGACACTTTCGTGGGGTATCATAAGGATTTGCGGAGATTGGCGCGAATGAGGGCGCTGCTCGATCTGGTGGTGCAGCGTCTGGCTCACTGA
- a CDS encoding LysR substrate-binding domain-containing protein, whose protein sequence is MNAVDVRHLRYFAAVAQERHFGRAAVRLAITQPALSQQISALEAILGVQLLIRDRRNVAITEAGEAFLAGAQDLLQRIDALVETTRRVARHCDARVTIAMVEATNLPFLLPALADLRQLYPAIKVLRREMVSPQQVKALLAGEIDIGMGVLLGQEDATQGIATRPLLEGQWLVAVPLGHPLAAMERLTPKDLAREALMIFARSMNPPLYDQVIESFRKQGVEPNFVYETTQPQIGLTMAGEGAGLMIGADYVFGAARQNCVYRVLDGLPPLAVHIFWRRDETSGLIHDLIEGLIEKAGAAA, encoded by the coding sequence ATGAACGCGGTCGATGTCAGACATCTGCGCTATTTCGCCGCCGTGGCGCAGGAGCGGCATTTCGGGCGCGCGGCGGTCAGGCTGGCGATCACCCAGCCCGCGCTCAGCCAGCAGATTTCCGCGCTGGAAGCCATTCTGGGCGTGCAATTGCTGATCCGCGACCGCCGCAATGTGGCGATCACCGAGGCGGGCGAGGCCTTTCTGGCCGGTGCTCAGGATCTGCTGCAAAGGATCGATGCGCTGGTCGAGACCACCCGACGCGTCGCGCGCCACTGCGATGCCCGCGTCACGATCGCCATGGTCGAGGCGACGAACCTGCCTTTCCTGCTGCCCGCGCTGGCCGATCTGCGGCAGCTCTATCCGGCGATCAAGGTGCTGCGCCGGGAGATGGTGTCGCCGCAGCAGGTGAAGGCTTTGCTGGCCGGTGAGATCGACATCGGCATGGGCGTGCTGCTGGGGCAGGAGGATGCCACGCAGGGCATCGCCACAAGGCCCTTGCTGGAGGGGCAGTGGCTGGTGGCCGTGCCGCTGGGCCATCCTCTGGCCGCGATGGAGCGCCTGACGCCGAAGGATCTTGCCCGCGAGGCGCTGATGATCTTTGCGCGCAGCATGAACCCGCCGCTCTATGATCAGGTGATCGAGAGCTTCCGCAAACAGGGCGTCGAGCCCAATTTCGTCTATGAAACCACCCAGCCCCAGATCGGCCTGACCATGGCCGGGGAAGGTGCGGGGCTGATGATCGGCGCGGATTATGTCTTTGGCGCGGCGCGGCAGAACTGCGTTTACCGGGTGCTGGATGGCTTGCCGCCGCTGGCGGTGCATATCTTCTGGCGCCGGGATGAGACCTCCGGCCTGATCCATGATCTGATCGAGGGGCTGATCGAAAAGGCGGGGGCAGCAGCGTGA
- a CDS encoding SDR family NAD(P)-dependent oxidoreductase, whose product MANWFITGISRGFGRIMAEELLAQGHTVIGTTRDGRAPILHDRLTVFKLDVRDADQARAVLEEAVASTGGIDVLVNNAGYGLVGAVEEVSPAEAEAVIATNLIGTHNVIRAALPSMRAQRRGHIVNFSSVGGFAGSVGFGLYNASKFAVEGLSEALALELKPFGIGVTIVEPGYFRTEFLSADSAVKAAHSIEAYAQSAGQTRSNVSAHDGSQAGDPAKGVRAIIAAVESPEPPLRLPLGADCIARMEAKIAQLQADIATWRDVATATAFDS is encoded by the coding sequence ATGGCAAACTGGTTTATCACGGGTATTTCTCGCGGTTTCGGGCGGATTATGGCCGAGGAACTGCTGGCACAGGGGCACACTGTGATCGGCACCACCCGCGATGGCCGCGCCCCGATCCTGCATGACCGGCTAACCGTGTTCAAACTCGATGTGCGCGATGCCGATCAGGCCCGCGCCGTGCTGGAGGAAGCGGTGGCCAGCACCGGCGGCATTGATGTGCTGGTCAACAATGCGGGCTACGGGCTGGTGGGCGCGGTGGAGGAAGTCTCCCCCGCCGAGGCCGAGGCGGTGATCGCCACCAATCTGATCGGCACCCATAATGTGATCCGCGCCGCGCTTCCTTCCATGCGGGCGCAACGGCGCGGCCATATCGTCAATTTTTCCTCGGTGGGGGGCTTTGCGGGGTCCGTCGGTTTCGGGCTCTACAATGCCTCGAAATTCGCGGTGGAGGGGCTGTCCGAGGCTCTGGCGCTGGAACTCAAGCCCTTCGGCATCGGCGTCACCATCGTCGAGCCCGGCTATTTCCGCACCGAATTCCTTTCGGCAGACTCCGCCGTGAAGGCCGCTCACAGCATCGAGGCCTATGCCCAAAGCGCGGGCCAGACCCGCAGCAATGTCTCGGCCCATGACGGGAGTCAGGCGGGCGATCCCGCCAAGGGGGTGCGGGCGATCATCGCGGCGGTCGAAAGCCCTGAACCACCGCTGCGGCTGCCGCTGGGGGCGGATTGCATCGCCCGGATGGAGGCCAAAATCGCTCAGCTTCAGGCCGATATCGCGACATGGCGCGATGTGGCGACGGCCACCGCCTTTGACAGCTGA